The Sphingosinicella humi genome has a window encoding:
- a CDS encoding TonB-dependent siderophore receptor, protein MYIRPVSLAAIAAAIAAVPAHAQDDIATGAAATAAAADAVNGAADIIVTGRAQKLYRVDEIVTGKLPTDPLASSQTITVITEQLIEDQGARDAQDLYRNISGVSFFSYAGVTARGFRQEEIFYDGLRGDPYAGFSVPQLFNIERVEFLKGPAGMLYGPGAPGGLFNYVTKKPEDSFSAEVSTVVGTGDRYGGSAEVTGPLVGALTGRAGLFYEDRDTYRFNAGSETLIADGGLAYDFGPAKVILQATRYDQELDANRLRGVPTDDEGNFLASRRWNHNEPTDFLNLRSDVVQARIEADPSDSLSFDATLRYNDALEEQQYHEPRGLFDSDGDGEIDATIREFRDQVRMQETWSFGTNAIWSADFGPVSNRILVGYDRFTGDSFFKGRSLRGTTEVTPGLPSPLSLIDPQYGLSDSSTYDQIPFRITDTEQSRQGVYLLEEATIGPVVAVGGIRYDRFNDVEGETEFKDSEVTWRAGLVYRAREDLSFFGQYATSFEPQGISAQSELAGGPFAPTTGDIFEGGVKTDLFSGKVQSTLSAYRIRRRNILQTDPRGDVGGDGIDDLIAFGEITSKGIDFDLAADLTRNWVLTLAYAYNDTRITEDNGEGGGFANNVGDRFANAPEHKLGFWTRYQFPELGLALALGGDYVSERLSIDGQRVKPYMIFDASIIYETGPWRALLRADNIFDKTYAASGFIARTGHFPGEPRSVFLEVSRRW, encoded by the coding sequence ATGTATATCCGACCGGTCTCGCTGGCCGCCATTGCGGCTGCGATTGCCGCTGTTCCCGCCCACGCCCAGGACGATATCGCGACTGGAGCCGCTGCAACCGCCGCCGCCGCCGACGCGGTGAACGGCGCGGCGGACATCATCGTCACGGGGCGGGCGCAGAAGCTCTACCGCGTCGACGAGATCGTGACCGGCAAGCTTCCCACCGATCCGCTCGCCTCCAGCCAGACCATTACCGTCATCACCGAGCAGCTGATCGAGGATCAGGGCGCCCGCGACGCGCAGGACCTCTATCGCAACATCTCCGGCGTCTCCTTCTTCAGCTACGCCGGAGTCACCGCGCGCGGCTTCAGGCAGGAAGAGATCTTCTACGACGGCTTGCGCGGCGATCCCTATGCCGGCTTTTCCGTCCCGCAGCTCTTCAACATCGAGAGGGTGGAGTTTCTCAAAGGGCCCGCCGGCATGCTCTACGGGCCGGGCGCGCCGGGCGGCCTCTTCAATTATGTCACCAAGAAACCCGAAGACAGCTTCTCGGCCGAAGTCTCGACCGTGGTGGGCACCGGCGACCGCTATGGCGGTTCCGCCGAAGTCACGGGCCCGCTGGTCGGCGCCCTCACAGGCCGCGCCGGGCTCTTCTACGAGGATCGCGATACCTACCGCTTCAACGCCGGCAGCGAGACGCTGATCGCCGACGGCGGCCTCGCTTATGATTTCGGGCCGGCTAAGGTCATCCTCCAGGCCACCCGCTACGATCAGGAGCTGGATGCCAATCGCTTGCGCGGCGTCCCCACCGACGACGAGGGCAACTTTCTCGCCAGCCGCCGCTGGAATCATAACGAGCCGACCGACTTCCTCAATCTGCGCTCCGATGTCGTCCAAGCGCGCATCGAAGCCGACCCGTCGGACAGCCTCAGCTTCGATGCGACGCTCCGTTACAATGACGCGCTGGAGGAACAGCAATATCATGAGCCGCGCGGCCTGTTCGATTCCGACGGCGACGGCGAGATCGACGCCACCATCCGCGAATTTCGCGATCAGGTGAGGATGCAGGAGACTTGGTCCTTCGGCACCAACGCGATCTGGTCCGCCGACTTCGGTCCGGTCTCCAACCGAATTCTCGTCGGCTATGACCGCTTCACCGGAGACTCCTTCTTCAAGGGCCGGAGCCTGCGCGGCACGACCGAGGTGACGCCGGGCCTTCCCAGCCCCTTAAGTCTCATCGATCCGCAATATGGTCTGTCGGACAGTTCGACCTACGACCAGATCCCGTTCCGGATCACTGACACCGAGCAGTCGCGCCAGGGCGTCTATCTGCTGGAGGAGGCGACAATCGGGCCCGTCGTTGCCGTCGGCGGCATCCGTTACGATCGTTTCAACGACGTGGAAGGCGAGACTGAATTCAAGGACAGCGAAGTCACCTGGCGCGCAGGCCTCGTGTACCGGGCGCGCGAGGACCTGTCCTTCTTCGGCCAATATGCAACGAGCTTCGAGCCTCAGGGCATTTCAGCCCAAAGCGAGCTCGCCGGCGGGCCGTTCGCGCCGACGACGGGCGACATTTTCGAAGGCGGGGTCAAGACCGACCTATTCAGCGGCAAGGTGCAGTCGACTCTCTCGGCCTATCGCATCCGCCGTCGCAACATTCTCCAAACCGATCCGCGAGGGGACGTCGGTGGCGACGGCATCGACGACCTCATCGCGTTCGGCGAGATCACCAGCAAGGGCATCGATTTCGACCTCGCCGCCGACCTTACGCGCAACTGGGTGCTGACCCTGGCCTATGCCTATAACGACACCCGCATCACCGAGGACAATGGCGAAGGCGGCGGCTTTGCGAATAATGTCGGCGACCGCTTCGCCAACGCGCCCGAGCACAAGCTAGGCTTCTGGACCCGCTACCAGTTTCCGGAACTCGGTCTCGCCCTGGCGCTGGGCGGAGACTATGTCTCCGAGCGGCTCAGCATCGATGGCCAGCGCGTCAAACCCTACATGATTTTCGACGCGTCGATCATCTACGAAACCGGCCCGTGGCGCGCTCTCCTGCGTGCCGACAACATCTTCGACAAGACCTACGCCGCCTCGGGCTTTATCGCCCGCACCGGCCACTTCCCGGGCGAGCCTCGCTCGGTCTTCCTCGAGGTCAGCCGGCGGTGGTGA
- the ypfJ gene encoding KPN_02809 family neutral zinc metallopeptidase, which produces MRFGGRRTSSNVENRRGAGGGFGLPMGGGGLRVGGGSLGCGGLLIVIVIALLLGVNPLQLLGPADQGQFTAPHAQQDGARSGETALDNETDRFISQVLASTEDQWGRLFQQAGQTYTPTTLVLYDRTDRSGCGIAQAAMGPFYCPSDQRIFIDTVFFNELSQRLGAPGDFAQAYVIAHEVGHHIQTLDGTADQVRRAQARASEAEANALQVRMELQADCYAGVWASTERAALEQGDVQEGMTAAAAIGDDTLQQASQGFVVPESFTHGTSEQRMEWLQRGLTTGDPAACDTFAGRI; this is translated from the coding sequence ATGCGCTTTGGCGGAAGAAGGACGAGCAGCAATGTCGAGAACCGCCGGGGCGCGGGCGGGGGCTTCGGGCTCCCGATGGGGGGAGGCGGGCTGCGCGTGGGAGGCGGCAGCCTCGGCTGCGGCGGACTCCTGATCGTGATCGTCATTGCCCTTTTGCTCGGGGTCAATCCGTTGCAGCTGCTGGGGCCCGCCGATCAGGGCCAATTCACGGCGCCGCACGCGCAGCAGGACGGCGCCAGGAGCGGCGAGACGGCGCTCGACAACGAGACCGATCGCTTCATTTCCCAGGTCCTGGCCTCGACCGAAGACCAATGGGGCCGCCTCTTCCAGCAAGCCGGTCAGACCTATACGCCGACCACTCTCGTGCTCTACGACCGCACCGACCGCTCGGGCTGCGGCATCGCCCAGGCCGCCATGGGCCCCTTCTATTGCCCCAGCGACCAGCGCATCTTCATCGACACGGTCTTCTTCAACGAACTGTCGCAGCGGCTCGGCGCCCCCGGCGATTTCGCGCAAGCCTATGTGATCGCGCATGAGGTGGGCCATCATATCCAGACGCTGGACGGCACGGCCGACCAAGTGCGGCGGGCGCAGGCGCGGGCGAGCGAGGCGGAAGCCAACGCCCTCCAAGTGCGGATGGAGCTGCAGGCGGACTGCTATGCCGGCGTCTGGGCCTCGACGGAGCGAGCGGCGCTGGAGCAGGGTGACGTGCAGGAAGGGATGACTGCCGCCGCAGCGATCGGCGACGATACGTTGCAGCAGGCCTCGCAAGGATTCGTCGTTCCCGAGAGCTTCACGCACGGGACATCGGAGCAGCGGATGGAATGGCTCCAGCGTGGGCTCACGACCGGCGACCCGGCAGCCTGCGATACTTTCGCGGGAAGGATTTAA
- a CDS encoding 3-hydroxybutyrate dehydrogenase, with the protein MFLQGKTALVTGSTSGIGLACARALAAEGANVMLNGFGDPAEIEGLRTELEQASGGTARYSGADLTKPDAIEGLMRLCADELGGIDILINNAGMQHVAPVDEFPVEKWDLIIALNLTAAFHTTRLALPGMKAKGWGRVINTASAHSLVASPNKSAYVAAKHGIAGFTKTVALETAQMGVTINCISPGYVWTPLVENQIPDTMKARGLTRDQVMKDVLLAAQPTKKFVTVDQVAALALFLCKDEASSITGANLSMDGGWTAQ; encoded by the coding sequence ATGTTCCTCCAAGGCAAGACCGCCCTCGTCACCGGCTCCACCTCGGGCATCGGCCTCGCCTGCGCCCGCGCCCTGGCGGCGGAAGGCGCGAACGTGATGCTGAACGGGTTCGGGGATCCGGCGGAGATCGAGGGGCTGCGGACGGAGCTGGAGCAGGCGAGCGGCGGCACGGCGCGCTATAGCGGTGCCGATCTCACCAAGCCCGACGCGATCGAAGGGTTGATGAGGCTATGTGCCGACGAGCTCGGCGGAATTGACATCCTGATCAACAATGCCGGCATGCAGCATGTCGCTCCTGTTGATGAGTTCCCGGTCGAGAAGTGGGACCTCATCATCGCCCTCAACCTCACCGCCGCCTTTCACACGACCCGGCTCGCTTTGCCCGGCATGAAGGCGAAGGGCTGGGGCCGCGTCATCAACACCGCCTCGGCGCACAGCCTCGTCGCCAGCCCCAACAAGTCCGCCTATGTCGCCGCCAAGCACGGCATCGCCGGCTTCACCAAGACGGTCGCCCTGGAGACGGCGCAAATGGGCGTCACCATCAACTGCATCAGTCCCGGCTATGTCTGGACGCCTTTGGTCGAGAACCAGATTCCCGACACGATGAAGGCCCGCGGCCTCACCCGCGACCAGGTGATGAAAGACGTCCTCCTCGCCGCCCAGCCGACGAAGAAGTTCGTGACGGTCGACCAGGTTGCGGCGTTGGCGCTGTTCCTCTGCAAGGATGAAGCGAGCTCGATCACCGGCGCCAATCTCAGCATGGATGGCGGCTGGACGGCCCAATAA
- a CDS encoding cytochrome P450, translating to MTTRFVPPHPPRGPAPVPVWRGFFGERARNAVYGWSAPMFENWHIRRNILGIVVHVVTHPDAVQRVLQANAANYAKPDIVKRVIAPMIGRGLLSSDGELWREQRRIVAANFAPPAVDALVPDFARAATARMAAWGDGGVRDMAAESTATTMSVIADTLFGGDPRLKTDAAMAHIAAALKAAAEARLSAVLRLPPLGWNPTMRAGQRGQAFLRSTLAELVEERPGRSDGDFLDRLIFALHDRFGEEEAAALALDNAATFYLAGHETTANALTWTIYLLSEQPDLQDQAAEEARSALSVGDEAGLIEELPLLRRILEESMRLYPPVPRFDRQALSLDTLAGASISPGDIVSIWPWIIHRHKKLWDDADAFDADRFLPERKAALHRFQYVPFGGGPRVCVGARFATSEALTILAHWLAAWRFERVHARPVRVIGTVTLRPEGGLPLRLSRR from the coding sequence ATGACGACCCGTTTCGTCCCGCCGCACCCTCCGCGCGGACCCGCGCCGGTCCCGGTCTGGCGCGGTTTCTTCGGCGAACGGGCGCGCAATGCCGTCTATGGCTGGTCGGCGCCGATGTTCGAGAATTGGCATATCCGCCGCAACATCCTGGGCATCGTCGTTCACGTTGTGACGCATCCGGACGCGGTGCAGCGGGTGCTCCAGGCGAACGCCGCCAACTATGCGAAGCCGGACATCGTCAAGCGCGTGATTGCGCCGATGATCGGTCGGGGGCTGCTCAGCTCCGACGGGGAGCTTTGGCGCGAGCAGCGGCGGATCGTGGCCGCCAACTTCGCGCCGCCAGCCGTCGATGCGCTCGTCCCCGACTTCGCCCGCGCCGCCACGGCGAGGATGGCGGCCTGGGGCGATGGCGGCGTCCGCGACATGGCGGCGGAATCGACCGCCACCACAATGAGCGTCATCGCCGACACCCTGTTCGGCGGTGATCCACGGCTCAAGACGGATGCGGCCATGGCCCATATCGCGGCGGCGCTGAAGGCGGCGGCCGAGGCTCGGCTGTCGGCCGTGCTGCGCCTGCCTCCGCTCGGCTGGAATCCCACGATGCGCGCCGGCCAGCGCGGGCAGGCCTTCCTCCGCTCAACCCTTGCGGAGCTGGTGGAAGAGCGGCCCGGCCGATCCGACGGCGATTTCCTCGACCGCCTGATCTTCGCGCTCCACGACCGGTTCGGCGAGGAAGAGGCGGCGGCGCTCGCCCTCGACAATGCCGCCACCTTCTATCTCGCCGGCCACGAGACCACCGCCAACGCCCTCACCTGGACGATCTACTTGCTTTCGGAACAACCCGACCTGCAGGACCAGGCGGCGGAAGAAGCTCGGTCGGCACTGTCGGTCGGCGACGAAGCCGGACTGATCGAAGAACTCCCCCTGCTCCGCCGCATCCTCGAAGAGTCGATGCGCCTCTATCCGCCGGTGCCGCGCTTCGATCGCCAGGCGCTCTCCCTCGACACCCTCGCCGGCGCCTCCATCTCGCCAGGCGACATCGTCTCGATCTGGCCGTGGATCATCCACCGCCACAAGAAGCTGTGGGACGACGCCGACGCCTTCGACGCCGACCGCTTCCTCCCCGAGCGCAAGGCGGCGCTCCACCGTTTCCAATATGTGCCCTTCGGCGGCGGCCCGCGGGTCTGCGTCGGCGCCCGCTTCGCCACCAGCGAGGCGCTGACCATCCTCGCCCATTGGCTCGCGGCGTGGCGTTTCGAGCGCGTCCATGCCCGACCCGTCCGAGTGATCGGCACCGTCACCCTGCGCCCCGAAGGCGGGCTGCCGCTACGCCTATCGCGCCGCTAG
- a CDS encoding PepSY-associated TM helix domain-containing protein gives MTRVAPATEVAPFPPKALPKKARLWWVIHQWAGLKLSIFMSFVLLTGTLAVFSHEMDWLMRPALRVEMSSVSGPVNWPAIARNVAAHAPGASIRSLDAPLAKAFAATATIESPDGELRFVYAHPTTGEVQGDGHWVGAARILRNMHRHLNMPTWLGVPIVSSLALLLAVSLGTSFVVYKKWWRGFLKPIRLRDARTAWGDFHRLAGVWSLWFVALMILTGLWYLAESTIARAPPHPRTEVPALSLSNTDIAARLGPSLAAARAANPDLDIKRIIFPNGKSGAFQFQGQDEAILVRDRSNAVWTSAATGEPLLVTAGRDLNIHQRISEMADPLHFGTFGGYWTKLPWFLFGALLTALSVSGAALYSLRLFKAERRPSAGRAVAVRAWHGMGHWRWAALALVLTGFAMLPTLFGVAGD, from the coding sequence GTGACGCGCGTCGCCCCCGCGACTGAGGTCGCCCCCTTCCCGCCCAAGGCGTTGCCCAAGAAGGCGCGCCTATGGTGGGTGATCCACCAATGGGCCGGCCTCAAGCTCTCCATCTTCATGAGCTTCGTGCTGCTGACCGGCACCCTCGCCGTGTTCAGCCACGAAATGGACTGGCTGATGCGCCCGGCGCTCCGCGTCGAGATGTCCAGCGTCTCCGGGCCGGTGAACTGGCCGGCCATTGCCCGCAACGTTGCCGCGCACGCGCCCGGGGCCAGTATCCGCAGCCTCGATGCCCCACTCGCCAAGGCTTTCGCCGCCACGGCTACCATCGAAAGTCCGGACGGCGAACTCCGTTTCGTCTACGCCCATCCCACCACCGGCGAGGTGCAGGGCGACGGCCATTGGGTCGGCGCGGCCCGCATCCTCCGCAACATGCACCGTCACCTCAATATGCCGACCTGGCTCGGCGTGCCGATCGTTTCCTCGCTCGCGCTGCTGCTCGCCGTCAGCCTCGGCACCTCCTTCGTCGTCTACAAGAAATGGTGGCGCGGCTTCCTGAAGCCGATACGCCTGCGCGACGCCCGCACCGCGTGGGGCGACTTCCATCGCCTGGCGGGCGTGTGGAGCCTGTGGTTCGTGGCTCTGATGATCCTGACGGGATTATGGTATCTCGCCGAAAGCACCATCGCGCGTGCTCCGCCGCATCCCCGCACGGAGGTTCCGGCACTCAGCCTTTCCAACACCGACATTGCGGCGCGTCTCGGCCCCAGCCTCGCCGCCGCCCGGGCCGCCAACCCGGACCTCGACATCAAGCGCATCATCTTTCCGAACGGCAAGTCGGGCGCCTTCCAGTTCCAGGGACAGGACGAGGCGATCCTCGTCCGCGACCGCTCCAACGCGGTTTGGACCTCCGCGGCCACCGGCGAGCCCCTGCTCGTCACCGCCGGGCGCGACCTCAACATCCACCAGCGCATCTCCGAAATGGCCGATCCCCTGCATTTCGGCACCTTCGGGGGCTATTGGACCAAGCTCCCATGGTTCCTGTTCGGCGCGCTCCTCACCGCTCTGTCCGTGTCCGGCGCGGCGCTTTACTCGCTCCGCCTCTTCAAGGCCGAACGGCGCCCCTCGGCAGGCCGGGCTGTTGCGGTTCGGGCGTGGCACGGCATGGGCCACTGGCGCTGGGCAGCGCTCGCCCTCGTGTTGACGGGGTTCGCCATGTTGCCGACCTTGTTCGGGGTCGCCGGCGATTAA
- a CDS encoding patatin-like phospholipase family protein, producing MAEAAPRRRSNGSLPLPDQVALVFQGGGALGAYQAGVYEALAETAIEIDWIAGISIGAVNAAIIAGNAPGERVAKLRSFWEIVTSALPSLPMMGGDEWREWMHILSAGFVAGAGVPGFFRPRAVPPVLAPAKSAGALSFYDTAPLVETLDAHVDWDRLNGGPIRLSVGAVNVESGNFRYFDTANERLDARHITASGALPPGLPPVEIDGCWWWDGGIVSNTPLSHVLDRQSEDLLVFQVDLFPARGDMPHTIMDVYSREKDIRYSSRTRQVTDQLMRLRQEREIIRRVLAKLPDSLNDDPDVASLRDLSAEHAVNVVHLIYRAHGWEGGARDFEFSRDSMEHHWAEGRAAVAETMKKGALVARNIIDGKTAAFDLTK from the coding sequence ATGGCCGAAGCCGCCCCCCGCCGACGCAGCAATGGATCCCTCCCGCTGCCGGACCAAGTCGCCCTCGTTTTCCAGGGCGGCGGCGCGCTCGGCGCCTATCAAGCGGGCGTCTATGAGGCTTTGGCCGAAACCGCGATAGAGATCGACTGGATCGCCGGCATCTCGATCGGCGCGGTCAACGCCGCCATCATCGCCGGCAATGCGCCGGGTGAACGGGTGGCGAAGCTCAGATCCTTCTGGGAGATCGTAACCTCCGCCTTGCCGAGCCTGCCAATGATGGGCGGGGACGAATGGCGGGAATGGATGCACATCCTCTCCGCCGGTTTCGTCGCCGGCGCGGGTGTCCCCGGCTTCTTCCGGCCGCGCGCAGTCCCACCGGTGCTGGCTCCAGCCAAGAGCGCCGGCGCCCTCAGCTTCTACGACACCGCTCCGCTTGTCGAGACGCTGGATGCGCATGTCGATTGGGATCGGCTGAACGGCGGGCCGATACGACTGTCGGTCGGCGCGGTGAACGTCGAAAGCGGCAACTTCCGTTATTTCGACACGGCGAACGAGCGCCTGGACGCCCGCCATATCACGGCATCGGGCGCGCTCCCGCCGGGCCTCCCCCCGGTCGAGATAGATGGCTGCTGGTGGTGGGATGGCGGCATCGTTTCCAATACGCCGCTCTCTCATGTGCTCGACCGGCAGAGCGAGGATTTGCTCGTCTTCCAGGTCGATCTCTTCCCCGCGCGCGGCGACATGCCCCACACAATTATGGACGTCTATTCGCGCGAGAAGGACATCCGCTATTCCAGCCGTACCCGTCAGGTCACCGACCAGCTGATGCGCCTCCGCCAGGAGCGCGAGATCATTCGTAGGGTGCTGGCGAAGCTTCCCGACAGCCTCAACGACGATCCCGACGTCGCCAGTCTGCGCGACCTCTCCGCGGAGCACGCCGTCAACGTCGTCCATCTCATCTACCGCGCCCATGGCTGGGAAGGCGGCGCCCGAGACTTTGAATTCTCCCGTGACAGCATGGAGCATCACTGGGCGGAAGGCCGCGCGGCCGTCGCTGAGACGATGAAGAAGGGCGCGCTCGTCGCCCGCAACATCATCGACGGCAAGACCGCCGCCTTCGACCTCACCAAGTAG